From the genome of Deinococcus ruber:
TTCCAGCGTACAGTCACCATCTGATGGCGTCATACAGGCCGCCGGATGAAAGACTTCCTCCGGTGTCACAAATCGGAGCCGTCAGGTGCGGCATGCTGAACACATCTGAGCTGTTCGCATCCGGTACCCCTTACCAGCCACCACCGAACAGCAGGGACAGGAGGAACCATGGCACGCCTCACCCGCTACAGCCGATTTGAAAGCGAGCTTGACGAACTCGAGTCGAGCGAACTCATGCAGATGATTCAGGAAGCTCTTCTGGGGCAGGGCATGAACGACCCCTACGACCCCGATCCCAACGCCAGACCCAGCATGGACGACCTGTTCGACGCGATTTTGAATGCGCTGGCCGAACGCGGCATGATTCCAGACGATCTGCTGGCCGAGGCGATGCAGGCTGGAGATATCCAGGATTCACGCCTGGGGCAGCAGATTCAGCGCCTGATGGACAAGTTGCAGCAGGACGGATTCATCCGCAAAGAATTCGAGGAAGGTGAGGGCGGCGGCGCAGGCAACCCCGGCGAGGCCCGCTTCAACCTGACTGACAAGAGCATCGACTTTCTGGGATACAAGAGCCTGCGCGATCTGATGGGCGGCCTGGGCCGCAGCAGCGCAGGGGCGCACGATACCCGCGATTACTCGTCCGGCATCGATATGATGGGCGAGCTGAAGAGCTACGAATTTGGCGACACGCTCAATCTCGACACCACTGCCACGCTGTCTAACGTCATCTCCAAGGGGTTTGACAACATGGACGAAGGCGATCTGGTGATTCGCCAGAGCGAATACAGCAGCAGCGCGGCGACGGTGGTGCTGCTCGACTGCTCGCACAGCATGATTCTGTACGGCGAAGACCGTTTTACGCCTGCCAAACAGGTCGCGCTGGCTCTGGCACACCTGATCCGTACACAGTACCCTGGCGATACCGTCAAATTCGTCCTATTCCACGACAGCGCCGAGGAAGTGCCGATTTCCAAGCTGGCGCAGGCGCAGATCGGGCCCTATCACACCAACACGGCAGGGGGGCTGAGACTGGCTCAGCAGCTCCTAAAACGTGAGAATAAAGATATGAAGCAGATCGTCATGATTACGGACGGCAAGCCGTCAGCGCTTACACTTCCCGACGGACGCATCTATAAAAATTCATACGGCCTCGATCCGTATGTTCTGGGTGCAACGCTGCGCGAGGTGGCACAGTGCCGCCGCAGTGGCATTCAGGTCAATACCTTTATGCTCGCTCGCGACGCCGAACTGGTGGGTTTTGTGCGCCGCGTAGCCGAAATGACGCGGGGCAAGGCGTATTTTACGACGCCGCACAATATCGGGCAGTACGTTCTGATGGACTATATGAGCAACAAGACAAAACTGGTCAACTGAGCCGACATGTCACCAAAACAGGCGGGAGCGCAGAGCCCTCGCCTGTTTTGGTGTATTGCCAATGGTTTAAATCCAATTCATCAGGCGCAGCGGGTCAGCACATCACAGCGCACTGTTCTTTATATACCCAGAGTGATTTCCAGAATTTGAGAAGAGCGTCCCGCAAAAGTCGGCAGCCGTAAAAGAAATTGTGGGCGCGTCCTGAGCATTTTCATAAAGTCTGAAATCCTATCCAATCATCTATGAATTGTGGGAAATGCTAATTTACGACTTCCGTACTTACAGTCTTCCTTCACAGAAACAGGCGGTACCATACTGCTATGTACAACCATCTGCATTCCGTCGCCTTACCTCATCTTGATATAGAGGCAACCACAGCCTTTCTGATTGATCTGCTGAACACTCCCAGTCCGACTGGATTTACTGAAGCAGCCATTGTCCGAATCGAGCAGGAGTTGAGTGCACTGGGTATTACGTCTCGGCGAACGGCCAAAGGTGGCCTCCTGTGGACACTGGAACCGGCACAGGAAAATGACGGCCAGCACATCACCTTCAGCGCACACGCCGATACGCTGGGCGCGATGGTCAAAGAGATTCGCCCAAACGGACGGCTGGGCCTGACACAACTTGGAAGCTACGACTGGCACAGCATCGAAGGCACCGAAGTGCAGATTCACCCGCAGCAGGGGCCATCACTTTCAGGAACGGTGCTCAATATTCACCAGAGCTTTCACGTCTGGGGCGCGGCTCTGCACGATCTGAAGCGCACTGCCACCACCTTAGAAGTGCGGCTCGATGCTCTGACCGGAAACGCAATACAGACCAGAGCACTGGGCATCGAAGTGGGCGATTTCGTCAGCTTCGATGCCCAGGCACAGCTCACACCAAGCGGATACATCAAGGGTCGCCACCTCGATAATAAGGCCAGCATCGCCGTCTTCGTGGGC
Proteins encoded in this window:
- a CDS encoding M42 family metallopeptidase, with the translated sequence MYNHLHSVALPHLDIEATTAFLIDLLNTPSPTGFTEAAIVRIEQELSALGITSRRTAKGGLLWTLEPAQENDGQHITFSAHADTLGAMVKEIRPNGRLGLTQLGSYDWHSIEGTEVQIHPQQGPSLSGTVLNIHQSFHVWGAALHDLKRTATTLEVRLDALTGNAIQTRALGIEVGDFVSFDAQAQLTPSGYIKGRHLDNKASIAVFVGVTRELLRHPSRRRVSFCITVYEEVGHGAASDIPVDTSELIAVDMAAVGGNQTSSEHHVTLCVKDSLGPYDYALGNRLRNAATRAGLELKIDIYPYYSSDASAAWRAGLPCPTALIGPGVDASHAYERTHQDALIATAKLMLEYLR
- a CDS encoding vWA domain-containing protein; this translates as MARLTRYSRFESELDELESSELMQMIQEALLGQGMNDPYDPDPNARPSMDDLFDAILNALAERGMIPDDLLAEAMQAGDIQDSRLGQQIQRLMDKLQQDGFIRKEFEEGEGGGAGNPGEARFNLTDKSIDFLGYKSLRDLMGGLGRSSAGAHDTRDYSSGIDMMGELKSYEFGDTLNLDTTATLSNVISKGFDNMDEGDLVIRQSEYSSSAATVVLLDCSHSMILYGEDRFTPAKQVALALAHLIRTQYPGDTVKFVLFHDSAEEVPISKLAQAQIGPYHTNTAGGLRLAQQLLKRENKDMKQIVMITDGKPSALTLPDGRIYKNSYGLDPYVLGATLREVAQCRRSGIQVNTFMLARDAELVGFVRRVAEMTRGKAYFTTPHNIGQYVLMDYMSNKTKLVN